In Bradysia coprophila strain Holo2 unplaced genomic scaffold, BU_Bcop_v1 contig_24, whole genome shotgun sequence, one genomic interval encodes:
- the LOC119078024 gene encoding cytochrome P450 4C1-like isoform X1 produces MIIALTFLATILFVLIKIAVTKHRKMKYVRHLPAPSEYPIIGSSISFVGKNNQQILEDTLKMCADLSMPFRLWFGQYLVLFVDKPEDCQTILNAETCLDKSFVYRFLQKDVALFTAPANVWRPHRKMLNSTFNFNILNSFLPIFNDKAKLMVTNMEKELGKDQFDVSTYLFACTLDMVCGTTLGYNVGVQSGQNQDYLEGIEKSLTMIAQRIVNVFHHFDFIYKLTNTYKTERKYLDIAESLPDRIIKSKKEEFFATPEKDQDKESDENENFKTPQIFIQQLFKLYKKKLVDDTMIKDQVNLLIFGGNDTSALATSHAILLLAMHPEVQKRAVKELEEVYDDENTDSDFEKLSRLPYLEMIVKEAMRLYPVAPFLSRKCSGDTQITDCVIPEDTVIILSVYHLHRNKEIWGPNADSFDPENFLPERMAKRHSCCYLPFSSGPRNCLGMKYAYLSMKTMLSALLRHYKFSTSLKMEDLQWKFEITMKLVNTHLVRVEKRNFKQSSDKI; encoded by the exons ATGATTATCGCCTTAACGTTTCTGGCAACGATCCTTTTCGTGTTGATAAAGATCGCCGTTACTAAGCATCGTAAAATGAAATACGTTCGACATCTTCCCGCACCCTCCGAATATCCAATTATCGGAAGTAGTATATCGTTTGTGGGGAAAAATAATCAAC AAATTTTGGAAGACACTTTGAAAATGTGTGCCGATTTATCAATGCCGTTTCGACTGTGGTTCGGTCAATATCTTGTACTATTTGTGGACAAACCGGAAGATTGTCAAACCATTTTGAATGCAGAGACGTGCTTAGACAAATCATTCGTTTATCGATTTCTGCAAAAAGATGTGGCACTGTTCACAGCACCAG CTAACGTGTGGAGACCTCACcggaaaatgttgaattcaACGTTCAATTTCAACATACTGAACTCGTTTCtaccaatttttaatgataaag CCAAATTAATGGTCACGAACATGGAAAAAGAGCTTGGTAAAGACCAATTTGATGTATCAACATATCTGTTTGCTTGTACGTTGGACATGGTTTGTG GTACAACATTGGGTTACAATGTCGGTGTGCAAAGTGGTCAAAATCAGGATTATTTGGAGGGAATCGAGAA GTCATTAACTATGATAGCACAACGAATTGTCAACGTGTTCcatcattttgattttatctaCAAGCTAACAAACACATATAAGACTGAAAGGAAATATTTGGACATTGCTGAATCCCTTCCGGACAGG ATCATTAAATCGAAGAAGGAAGAATTTTTTGCAACGCCCGAGAAAGACCAGGATAAAGAGTCGGACGAGAATGAAAACTTTAAGACGCCGCAAATTTTCATTCAGCAACTGTTCAAGttgtacaaaaagaaattggttGACGATACAATGATCAAAGATCAAGTGAATCTGTTAATTTTCGGG GGAAACGACACATCTGCTCTGGCGACATCACATGCCATTTTATTGTTGGCAATGCATCCAGAAGTTCAAAAGAGGGCTGTCAAAGAATTGGAAGAAGTTTACGACGATGAGAACACTGACAgtgatttcgaaaaattgtcaAGGCTTCCCTATCTGGAAATGATCGTCAAAGAAGCTA TGAGACTGTATCCTGTAGCACCATTTTTATCACGAAAGTGCTCTGGAGACACGCAGATAA CTGACTGTGTCATCCCCGAAGACACTGTCATAATTCTATCCGTCTACCATCTACATAGGAACAAAGAGATTTGGGGTCCGAATGCTGACTCTTTTGATCCGGAAAATTTCCTTCCCGAAAGAATGGCCAAGCGACACTCTTGTTGCTATCTCCCGTTTTCATCCGGTCCCCGAAATTGTCTAG GCATGAAATACGCCTATCTGTCGATGAAAACAATGCTGTCCGCGCTACTGCGTCACTACAAATTCAGCACCAGCCTGAAAATGGAGGATTTGCAGTGGAAATTCGaaataacaatgaaattgGTGAACACACATTTGGTTCGAGTAGAAAAGAGAAATTTCAAGCAATCGAGTGATAAAATCTAA
- the LOC119078024 gene encoding cytochrome P450 4c21-like isoform X2, with translation MIIALTFLATILFVLIKIAVTKHRKMKYVRHLPAPSEYPIIGSSISFVGKNNQPKLMVTNMEKELGKDQFDVSTYLFACTLDMVCGTTLGYNVGVQSGQNQDYLEGIEKSLTMIAQRIVNVFHHFDFIYKLTNTYKTERKYLDIAESLPDRIIKSKKEEFFATPEKDQDKESDENENFKTPQIFIQQLFKLYKKKLVDDTMIKDQVNLLIFGGNDTSALATSHAILLLAMHPEVQKRAVKELEEVYDDENTDSDFEKLSRLPYLEMIVKEAMRLYPVAPFLSRKCSGDTQITDCVIPEDTVIILSVYHLHRNKEIWGPNADSFDPENFLPERMAKRHSCCYLPFSSGPRNCLGMKYAYLSMKTMLSALLRHYKFSTSLKMEDLQWKFEITMKLVNTHLVRVEKRNFKQSSDKI, from the exons ATGATTATCGCCTTAACGTTTCTGGCAACGATCCTTTTCGTGTTGATAAAGATCGCCGTTACTAAGCATCGTAAAATGAAATACGTTCGACATCTTCCCGCACCCTCCGAATATCCAATTATCGGAAGTAGTATATCGTTTGTGGGGAAAAATAATCAAC CCAAATTAATGGTCACGAACATGGAAAAAGAGCTTGGTAAAGACCAATTTGATGTATCAACATATCTGTTTGCTTGTACGTTGGACATGGTTTGTG GTACAACATTGGGTTACAATGTCGGTGTGCAAAGTGGTCAAAATCAGGATTATTTGGAGGGAATCGAGAA GTCATTAACTATGATAGCACAACGAATTGTCAACGTGTTCcatcattttgattttatctaCAAGCTAACAAACACATATAAGACTGAAAGGAAATATTTGGACATTGCTGAATCCCTTCCGGACAGG ATCATTAAATCGAAGAAGGAAGAATTTTTTGCAACGCCCGAGAAAGACCAGGATAAAGAGTCGGACGAGAATGAAAACTTTAAGACGCCGCAAATTTTCATTCAGCAACTGTTCAAGttgtacaaaaagaaattggttGACGATACAATGATCAAAGATCAAGTGAATCTGTTAATTTTCGGG GGAAACGACACATCTGCTCTGGCGACATCACATGCCATTTTATTGTTGGCAATGCATCCAGAAGTTCAAAAGAGGGCTGTCAAAGAATTGGAAGAAGTTTACGACGATGAGAACACTGACAgtgatttcgaaaaattgtcaAGGCTTCCCTATCTGGAAATGATCGTCAAAGAAGCTA TGAGACTGTATCCTGTAGCACCATTTTTATCACGAAAGTGCTCTGGAGACACGCAGATAA CTGACTGTGTCATCCCCGAAGACACTGTCATAATTCTATCCGTCTACCATCTACATAGGAACAAAGAGATTTGGGGTCCGAATGCTGACTCTTTTGATCCGGAAAATTTCCTTCCCGAAAGAATGGCCAAGCGACACTCTTGTTGCTATCTCCCGTTTTCATCCGGTCCCCGAAATTGTCTAG GCATGAAATACGCCTATCTGTCGATGAAAACAATGCTGTCCGCGCTACTGCGTCACTACAAATTCAGCACCAGCCTGAAAATGGAGGATTTGCAGTGGAAATTCGaaataacaatgaaattgGTGAACACACATTTGGTTCGAGTAGAAAAGAGAAATTTCAAGCAATCGAGTGATAAAATCTAA
- the LOC119078034 gene encoding uncharacterized protein LOC119078034 yields MSVDTINVDTFIHDIFIRPPIWDGSFGNKDFLWHDISANHNFLPVDMLKKRWENLRRSFRRQLKKIPRTVNNLYLMDPRDMPSAWPYYQSMLFLVDRVRLGNQNQLIPAKIENRPIESFPQNVYQNRPNTDTIKSAEMNKPNEDAASSNIARSNLVYSLDGLDYNNINVKIEDQQMKSVPQNVDRNRPSADTFEDTETSNIELSDSVLGYSQTFVFPRNVNRKRHNADSLEETGQQSKKKRNEYADSSNVRRSDSSDILDDDNAAALTKSASSATLNWTDNNESQILIKDSDRYYLKSLLPYLEKLDAVQKLVVRAKIDEILRVEISKL; encoded by the exons ATGTCTGTCGATACCATCAATGTCGACACGTTTATTCACGACATTTTCATTCGACCACCAATTTGGGATGGATCATTTGGCaataaggattttctttgGCATGACATTTCGGCCAACCACAATTTTTTGCCCG TCGATATGCTAAAAAAACGATGGGAGAATTTACGTCGCTCATTCCGGAgacaattgaagaaaattccGAGAACTGTCAACAATCTTTACTTGATGGATCCACGTGATATGCCATCTGCATGGCCGTATTATCAATCGATGTTGTTCTTGG TTGACCGAGTTCGATTGGGAAATCAGAACCAATTGATTCCAGCTAAGATTGAGAACCGTCCAATCGAATCTTTTCCGCAAAATGTCTACCAAAACAGACCCAACACCGATACGATCAAAAGTGCTGAAATGAATAAGCCAAACGAAGATGCTGCGTCATCGAACATTGCACGATCGAATTTAGTCTATAGTCTCGATGGTCTCGATTACAACAACATTAATGTGAAGATTGAGGATCAACAGATGAAATCAGTTCCGCAAAATGTCGACCGAAACAGACCCAGCGCCGATACGTTCGAAGATACTGAGACATCGAACATAGAACTATCGGATTCAGTTCTCGGTTACTCTCAAACTTTTGTATTCCCACGAAATGTGAACCGGAAAAGACACAACGCCGATTCGTTGGAAGAAACCGGTCAACAGTCAAAGAAGAAACGAAACGAATATGCGGACTCATCGAACGTTCGACGGTCGGATTCAAGCGATATTCTCGATGACGACAATGCCGCTGCGCTAACGAAAAGTGCAAGTTCGGCCACTTTGAATTGGACCGACAATAATGAATCtcaaattttgatcaaagacAGCGATCGGTATTATTTAAAGAGCTTGCTTCCCTACCTCGAAAAACTGGATGCGGTTCAAAAGTTGGTCGTGCGGgcaaaaattgatgaaattttgcGGGTCGAAATTTCcaaattgtaa